A region of Chloracidobacterium sp. DNA encodes the following proteins:
- a CDS encoding NAD(P)/FAD-dependent oxidoreductase has protein sequence MKYDAIIIGGGAAGLFCAIEAGKRGRKVVVLEHNAEVGRKILISGGGRCNFTNINVESENFISQNPHFCKSALSRYTPQDFIDLVRKHKIAYYEKKLGQLFCSESSRQIVDMLLRECRNARVEIKTGCSITNVTKSESFVAETSQGIFEATNLIVACGGLSFTKIGASGLGFSIARQFGLKVVETRPSLVALVLKGENYKQLSGLSIDTVVSTGKHSFRENILFTHRGLSGPAILQISNYWKPDEPVSFHLTPETDVMKQLMENRQSRQNLGNLLGRFLPQRFADEFASREFENKPLYQLNEREIESIGEKLSNWQLNFRETEGYDRAEVTLGGVSTDELSSQTMESKKVSGLYFIGEVVDVTGWLGGYNFQWAWASGFAAGNAI, from the coding sequence ATGAAATATGACGCCATTATAATCGGCGGCGGTGCTGCCGGGCTGTTCTGTGCGATAGAGGCGGGGAAGCGAGGCCGCAAAGTTGTTGTCTTAGAGCATAACGCCGAGGTGGGACGGAAGATCTTGATCTCCGGCGGCGGGCGATGTAACTTCACAAATATAAACGTCGAGAGCGAGAATTTTATCTCGCAGAACCCGCATTTCTGTAAATCTGCGTTGTCGAGATACACGCCGCAAGATTTTATTGATCTGGTCCGAAAACATAAGATCGCCTATTACGAGAAAAAGCTCGGGCAATTGTTTTGCAGCGAGAGTTCGCGGCAGATAGTCGATATGCTTCTGCGCGAATGCCGCAATGCTCGCGTTGAGATCAAGACCGGATGCTCGATTACAAATGTCACGAAAAGCGAGAGTTTTGTTGCGGAAACAAGTCAGGGAATATTTGAGGCAACAAATCTGATCGTTGCCTGCGGCGGGCTTTCTTTCACAAAGATCGGCGCCAGTGGCCTGGGCTTTAGTATCGCCCGGCAATTTGGCCTGAAGGTAGTCGAAACCAGGCCGTCTCTGGTCGCTCTCGTTCTAAAAGGTGAAAATTACAAACAACTGTCAGGCCTTTCCATAGATACGGTTGTTTCTACGGGTAAACACAGTTTTCGTGAAAATATTCTCTTTACGCATCGCGGGCTTTCAGGCCCCGCGATCCTGCAAATATCGAATTACTGGAAACCCGATGAGCCTGTTTCATTTCACCTCACACCTGAAACCGATGTGATGAAACAGCTAATGGAAAACAGACAAAGCCGGCAAAATTTGGGAAATTTGCTTGGCAGGTTTTTGCCGCAACGCTTTGCGGATGAGTTTGCAAGCCGTGAATTTGAAAACAAACCTTTATATCAGTTGAACGAAAGAGAGATAGAATCTATTGGAGAAAAGCTAAGCAATTGGCAATTAAATTTTCGCGAAACCGAAGGTTATGACCGTGCGGAGGTGACTCTCGGCGGCGTTTCTACAGATGAACTCTCATCACAAACGATGGAATCGAAAAAGGTTTCAGGCCTGTATTTTATCGGAGAGGTCGTAGATGTAACCGGATGGCTCGGCGGGTACAATTTCCAGTGGGCGTGGGCATCGGGATTTGCCGCAGGCAATGCGATCTAA
- a CDS encoding DinB family protein, which produces MNRPETNEFDPYYNNYISLIEGNDVLQILDAQPSELREIFAGMPEEKGTFAYAEGKWTIKELLSHLIDGERMFAYRTLRVSRGDKTPIEGFEQDGYIENSNANNRSFAELLEEFDLQRRSNMLLFNNLSDEDSKRMGTANEKEISTRALIYTMAGHIRHHIQILNERYLA; this is translated from the coding sequence ATGAACAGACCAGAAACAAACGAATTCGACCCGTATTATAACAACTACATTTCGCTCATTGAAGGCAATGATGTGCTGCAGATTTTGGATGCCCAGCCAAGCGAGCTCCGAGAGATATTTGCCGGCATGCCGGAGGAAAAAGGGACGTTTGCTTACGCTGAAGGCAAATGGACGATCAAGGAATTGCTTAGTCATCTGATCGACGGTGAGCGGATGTTTGCCTATCGCACACTGCGTGTTTCGCGTGGGGACAAGACGCCTATCGAGGGCTTTGAGCAAGACGGCTATATCGAAAATTCAAACGCAAATAATCGCTCATTCGCCGAACTGCTTGAGGAATTCGACCTGCAGCGGCGGTCTAATATGCTCTTGTTCAACAACCTTTCAGATGAAGACTCAAAACGCATGGGCACCGCCAACGAAAAAGAAATTTCAACCCGTGCCCTCATTTACACCATGGCCGGGCACATCAGGCATCACATCCAGATCCTTAACGAGCGCTACCTAGCCTAA
- a CDS encoding YceI family protein produces MKRASLLLGIAFIAFIVLSQNGTSALNQTFTERFAGGPATGESGAYSFDKAHSAIGFKVKHMGLVEIPGFFRDFTGTVNYEAKDVTRSTVEFNAKATSVDTGVAPRDNHLRSKDFFEVEKFADITFKSTKVEKKGKGLLLTGDFTMKGVTKSITFPFEIAGWLAGSDKSGPKMGIVAETTINRRDYGVNYGSNLPNGVQALSDNIKVVLQIEAGKKKDEPKTN; encoded by the coding sequence ATGAAACGAGCTTCTTTACTACTTGGAATCGCATTTATCGCGTTTATTGTTTTGTCACAAAACGGAACAAGTGCGTTGAATCAAACTTTCACTGAACGCTTCGCCGGCGGCCCTGCGACAGGCGAATCCGGCGCTTATTCTTTCGATAAGGCCCACAGCGCCATCGGATTTAAGGTAAAACACATGGGCCTGGTTGAGATTCCGGGATTTTTCCGCGATTTCACCGGAACCGTAAACTATGAAGCAAAAGACGTTACAAGATCGACTGTCGAGTTCAACGCAAAAGCAACCAGCGTTGATACCGGTGTGGCACCACGCGACAATCATCTGCGCTCAAAGGACTTTTTCGAAGTCGAAAAATTTGCCGACATTACGTTCAAAAGCACAAAGGTCGAAAAGAAAGGCAAGGGCCTTCTTTTGACCGGCGATTTTACGATGAAAGGCGTAACGAAATCGATAACATTCCCATTCGAGATCGCAGGATGGCTGGCCGGCAGCGACAAATCTGGACCCAAAATGGGTATCGTGGCTGAAACCACTATCAATCGCCGTGACTACGGAGTCAATTACGGCAGCAACTTGCCAAACGGCGTTCAGGCACTTTCGGACAACATTAAAGTCGTTCTCCAGATCGAGGCTGGTAAAAAGAAAGACGAACCGAAGACCAACTAG
- a CDS encoding cold shock domain-containing protein: MAKAIGKVKWFNNAKGYGFIEQPGEQDIFVHYSAISGDGFKTLIQGQDVEFEVSDGPKGPQAENVMMVA, translated from the coding sequence ATGGCAAAGGCTATAGGAAAGGTCAAATGGTTTAACAACGCAAAAGGTTACGGGTTTATCGAGCAGCCCGGCGAACAGGATATTTTCGTCCATTACAGCGCTATCAGCGGCGACGGCTTTAAGACGCTTATTCAGGGTCAAGACGTCGAATTTGAGGTGAGCGATGGGCCAAAAGGGCCTCAGGCCGAAAACGTAATGATGGTTGCGTGA
- a CDS encoding tryptophan 2,3-dioxygenase — translation MTYEYGKDAPLSYNKYLKVAELIDLQQPLSEPQSHDELLFIVIHQTYELWFKQILHELDAALKWLDEGRTFRVNHSLRAIVTIEKVLVSQIHVLETMAQIGFLEFRDKLNPASGFQSMQFREIEFVSGQKNEKILESFSKDEFAYKRLSERYAAPSLGDAFWALLERNGFAVGDHDEKVEAIVEILAHPEKHGDLFVMQDLLTEHDAQISLWRYHHVLMVERMLGMKPGTGGSEGVGYLMTTLMKKFFPEIWEARTHLKLSEPPAAA, via the coding sequence ATGACATACGAATACGGCAAAGACGCACCACTTTCATACAATAAATATCTCAAGGTCGCGGAGCTTATAGATCTCCAGCAGCCGCTTTCAGAACCGCAAAGCCATGATGAACTGCTCTTTATAGTCATTCACCAAACGTACGAGCTTTGGTTCAAGCAGATCCTTCACGAACTCGACGCCGCGTTAAAATGGCTGGACGAAGGCCGCACTTTTCGCGTTAATCACAGCCTGCGCGCCATTGTAACGATCGAAAAGGTGCTCGTCTCCCAAATACACGTCCTTGAAACAATGGCGCAGATCGGCTTTCTCGAATTTCGCGACAAGCTTAATCCGGCAAGCGGATTTCAGTCGATGCAGTTTCGCGAGATCGAATTTGTTTCAGGACAAAAGAACGAAAAGATACTGGAGAGTTTTAGCAAAGACGAATTTGCATACAAGCGTTTGAGTGAACGCTATGCAGCGCCGAGTCTCGGCGATGCGTTTTGGGCATTGTTAGAACGCAATGGTTTTGCGGTCGGAGATCATGACGAAAAGGTCGAGGCGATCGTCGAGATACTTGCACATCCCGAGAAACACGGCGATCTTTTTGTAATGCAAGATCTACTCACCGAGCACGACGCTCAGATATCACTCTGGCGTTATCATCACGTCCTTATGGTCGAGCGAATGTTAGGAATGAAGCCCGGCACCGGCGGATCAGAAGGCGTCGGCTATCTTATGACCACGCTGATGAAAAAATTCTTCCCAGAGATATGGGAAGCCCGAACGCACCTGAAACTGTCAGAACCACCTGCGGCTGCGTGA